In the genome of Vicia villosa cultivar HV-30 ecotype Madison, WI linkage group LG7, Vvil1.0, whole genome shotgun sequence, one region contains:
- the LOC131617188 gene encoding zinc finger protein ZAT18-like produces MMKRQREKEEEKESMNLATNLKLLSSYRTHQHQKNKTYFQDQFECKTCNRKFSSYQALGGHRTSHKKLKLEGDETVLKGYDHTNKQPKMHKCSICGQEFKLGQALGGHMRRHKINNEGFSSSCMNYQVIAKSSPVLKRSNSKRVMCLELDLNLTPLENDLKFLFGNKAPQVDHSLF; encoded by the coding sequence ATGATGAAGAGacagagagaaaaagaagaagaaaaagagagcaTGAATTTAGCAACAAATCTAAAGTTACTCTCTTCATATCGTACCCATCAACACCAAAAGAACAAAACATATTTTCAAGATCAGTTTGAGTGCAAAACATGCAACCGCAAATTCTCATCTTATCAAGCACTTGGTGGTCACAGGACAAGTCACAAGAAACTCAAACTTGAAGGAGATGAAACAGTACTCAAAGGGTATGATCATACAAATAAGCAACCAAAAATGCATAAGTGTTCAATTTGTGGACAAGAATTCAAATTGGGTCAAGCTTTGGGCGGACATATGAGAAGGCATAAAATTAATAATGAAGGGTTTTCCTCATCTTGTATGAATTATCAAGTGATAGCAAAATCTTCtcctgttttgaaaagatcgaaTAGTAAAAGAGTGATGTGTTTAGAATTGGACTTGAATTTGACACCTTTAGAAAATGACTTGAAGTTCTTGTTTGGAAATAAGGCGCCTCAAGTAGATCACtctttattttga